CGGACGGATTCATCTGGTCCACTCACGCATCCTTTGCGCGTTGCTGTATCCCGCTGGAGTTGTGTAGTCGACGTCGCCGTTGGCGTCGAGAACGAGGTTATTCGCCTCGAGCGTTCGGTCCAATACCCAGCATGGACAACAACATCCGGCATTCGTCGGCGTCCTCGGCGTAGGCCGCGACCACCCGCTGCGCCTGACGCGCGGTTTCGTCGGCGAGCGGTTCCAGATCGTCGTCCGCAATGTCGTTCGCGCTGCCCTTCGCGGCCATCGTCAAGTCCTCCCGGCTCAGTGCGCTCTTGCCCTGCGAAAAGTCAATGGTATGCGACGCTGGGAGGTGCACTCGCCGGGGCGTTGGCCGAAGCGCGGTACGAGGCCGCCGAGGCACCCCGGTCGGTGCGTCTTCCCCGCCGGTCCCTATACCGTGGGGAACGCAGCACCAACTCCACGAAAGGGTCGACATGCCGCTGGCCACGGTGAACGGGATTTCCCTCAACTATCAGGTGAAGGGTGACCGCGCCAAGGGCTCCGCGCCGCTCGTGGTCATGATCATGGGTACCGGCAGTCCCGGCCGGGTGTGGGAGCTGCACCAGGTCCCGGCCCTGGTCGCGGCCGGTTACCGGGTGTGCACGTTCGACAACCGCGGGATCGCCCCGTCCTTCGAGGCGGCCTCCGGCATGACCATCGACGAGCTGGTCGCCGACACCGCCGCCCTGATCGAGTTCCTCGACGAGGGCCCGGCGCTGGTGGTGGGCACCTCGATGGGCGCGCGCGTGGCCCAGGAACTGGCGCTGGCCCGCCCGGACCTCGTGCGCAAGGCGGTGTTCATGGCCGGACACGGGCGGCTGGACCAGTTCCAGAAGACGCTGTCGCTGGGCGAGCACGAGCTCGACGCCGCGGGGGTGAAACTGCCGCCCAAATACGAGGCGGCGATCACCGCGGTCATGAATCTGTCACCCGCCACCATGGCCGAACCGAACGCCGCGCGCGACTGGCTCGACCTGTTCGAGTTCACCGGCGGGCCGGTCCCGCCCGGCATTCGAGCGCAGCGCAGGATGGACCACGATTTCGACCGGGTGCAGGCCTACCGGGGGATCCGCGTGCCGTGTCTTTCGATCGGATTCGCCGACGACCGGATGATTCCGCCGTATCTGTCCAGGGAGATCGCCGAGGTCATTCCGGGTGCGCGGTACCAGGAGATACCGGACGCCGGGCATTTCGGATATTTGGAACGGCCGGAGGCGGTCAACAAGATTCTTCTGGACTTCTTTGCGGGCTGATTGCGCGTCGGCGGGGGTGACAGCGTAGGTAACCACCCAGGCGTAACGTCTTGCTTGCTAGTGTCGAAACAACGCTCGGGGTCTCTCGGCGCCAGGGGTTGGCAGCAACCAGGCGCCGGGTGAACCAGGAGCGATCCCGTACATAGCGCCAGTATCCAGTGAGGTGAAATTGAGCACCAACCCCTTCGATGATGAAGACGGCCGCTTCTTCGTCCTGGTCAACGACGAGGAACAGCACTCTTTGTGGCCGGCCTTCGCAGAGGTTCCAGCCGGATGGCGAGTCGTGTTCGGCGAGGACAGCCGCGCCGCCTGTGTCGAGTACGTGGAGAAGAACTGGACCGACATGCGTCCGAAGAGCTTGCGTGACGCCATGGCCGCGGACGACGCGGCCCGTCAGGGCTCTGTCTGAACCGTCGCGCCCTCGGCGCGGCGTGTTCGCGGCCGCTTGACGGCTCGCGTCCGAGTGACCGCCGATCGCGACCTGGTCGCGCGGCGGCCACTCGGCCGCGAGTTCGGTCGCGAACGGCGCAAGCTCGATCTCGCTTCGCTCGAAAGCGGTTGTCGGGCCGGTACGGTCGCGTTCGGCGTCGAACGCGCATTCCGTTGTGAGGCGGACGCCGTACCGGGCTATGATGACAACCGCTTTCCCGCCTCCTTAGCTCAGTGGTAGAGCACTCGCCTTGTAAGCGAGCGGTCGTCAGTTCAATCCTGACAGGGGGCTCCATCCGGTAGCTGGGCGTGTTGCTCAGTGGTAGAGGCCGTCGGTGTTGTCAGCGAGCGGTCGTCGGTGCACCCCTGACGAGGGCTCAATGGAGTTGCTGCGAGTGTGCAGCTGATCGATCGGCCGTGGCCTATGTAGTAGGTGAGCGGTGGTCGGTTTCGATCCGGCAGGAACTCCACCGGGTCGCCGCGCATGTATCGCTCAGTGGTGGAGGCCGTGAGCCTCGGGGGCGAGCCCGAGAATGCCGGGTGGTTCGATCCGCCACGAGGGACGGCGGCGGCGAGACTGCGCCGGATCGAGGTCGGCTGGTGCGCGGTCGCTCCAGGGGACTGGACAGGAATATAGGTGTGCTGGTCGCCCATGGTGCGGAACCGATGTGGCCCGAGCGGACCGCTCACGACTTCGATTGTTCGGCCTGCGCGACGCGACTGGGACCGGAAACAGTTGTCGCCGGTGTACGGTGAACGTTCTGCGAATGCGTCCGGTCCGGATTCGGCGCGGCAACAGGGGTATTCGACAATGCGGTCCGGAGGGAACGGCTCTGCGAAGCGGCCGACCAGTATGACAGTCGGCGGCGAACGATCAGCAGATCTGATTACCGACTGACGAGCATGTTTTCGGCTACGAGTCCGTTTGTAGTCTGGTGTGCGCAAACAGGTCTCGTGCTGAGCCGGATCAGGTCACGCGCAAACACCGGATGAGCTACAAACTAGACATGTGGGCATACTTCGCGCACATTCGGGCGACTCTAGCTCTGTCGGGTTCACCATCTGCTGAAAGTTACTGAGATGTACGAATTCAACGCGTTACTGCCGAACGTTGCGCGGGCTCGTACGACCCAGGGGGTGCGCGATGACTGAGTTGATCGACTTCTCCGCGGCGCTCATCGAGCCGCAAGCGATCAAGGACGCCGGGTACGCGGGCGTCATCGGCTACTTCAGTGATTCCCGTCCGGGCACGAATTTCGGTGCGAAGCCGCTGCGGCGGGAATATTGCGACCGGTTACGCGCCATCGGGCTCGAGATAGTGACCAATTACCAGTACGGCAAGGGAGAGACGGCGGACTGGAAAGGTGGTTACGCCGCGGGCGTGCGACATGCGCGGATCGCGCTCGATTACCACATCGCGGCCGGCGGACCCGGCTTCCGTCCGCTGTATGCCCCGGTCGACGCCAATCCGACGCTGGCGGAGTGGAATTCACTCATCGCCCCGTTTCTGCGGGGCTGGGCGTCGGTCGTCGGGTTGGAATGGACCGGTATGTACGGCAATGCCCGGTGCATCGACTGGGCGCTCGAGGACGGCGTCGCCAGTTGGTTCTGGCAACACAACTGGTCGGGCGATTCGTCGATCAACGGCGACCATCCGGCCGCGCACATCCATCAGATCCGCATCGACCGCGACCGAGTGGCGGGCGTCGTCGTCGATGTCAACAAAGTCCTCGCCGACGACTACGGCCAGTGGTCGAAGGCTCTGTCGAATCCAGGGGGAGCCGTGCAGAAGCCGGAATACGTCGAATTGGACCGTATGGGCGACTCCGCGTCCAGCCGTCACGGGGCGCGCATCGAGAATTTCTTGCTGCACACCCAGGAAGGCAACGGAACGGCCGAAAGCCTGGCCAACTATCTCAACAATCCGGCGAACGGGGTGAGCTATCACTACACCGTCCGCGACCGCGTGGTGGTCGACGTGGTGGACACCGATCTGGCCAGCTGGTCGGTGCTGGACGCGAACTCGTTCACGATCAACCTCTGCTTCGCGGGCAGCCGCGTCGCGTGGAGCCGGGACGACTGGCTGCGCATCCGTGACGACATCAGGATCGCGGCCTGGCTCGCGGTGCAGGACGCGCGCAAATACGGGTTCGACACGTATGTCATCGCGCCGCCTTACCAGCGGCGGCAGGGAATCTCCGACCACAAGTACGTCACCGAGTGTCTGGGCATCGGCACGCACACCGACGTGGGACCCAATTTCCCCTGGGACGTGTTCGCCGACGACGTGCGCGGTTTCGCCACCGGCGAGCCGGGCGACCCGGAGCCGAACGCGATCAACGACTGCGCGGCGGCGAATCCATGGCTGGGTGAGCGGATCACGGAGGGCGAGATCGCTACGCCCGACGGCGCGGGTCGCTTCGCGCAGTTCGAGCACGGGTACATCTACTGGCATCCGGACACCGGCGCGCACGCCATCCCGGAGACACTGTGGGGAAAGTTCGAGGAATTGGGCTGGGAGGCCGGTCCGCTCGGCTATCCGATCACCGATCGCGCCGTCTTGCCCGGCCCGGACGGCCAGACGGCGGGTGAAGTGCAAGGTTTCCAAGGCGGCGCGCTCTACCGGCGGCAGACGAGCGACACCGTGTGCTGGGTGCACGGCGCGATCCGCGACCGCTGGAACCGCTCGGGTTTCGAGAACGGCCCGCTGGGCTGGCCGACGACCGACGAGATCCCGTGGGACACGGGTACGTATCAGGACTTCGAGCACGGCAGGATCTACTGGACCCCGAGCCAGACTCTGGCCACGGTAGCGGTCGGCGGAGTCGATACACCCCTGCACGACGTGGCGAGCTGACCGCAAGCGGCCGGACCCCACACGATCGAGGCGACAACCGATCTCGCTCGAACATGGGTAACTCACCGGCTACGCCCAGAACACGCGTGGCACCCAACGCAGGACCTGAACGCAAATCCAGCGCCACCCAACTCGTACGGCCTGAATGCCCGGAGAGGCGGGTCAGTCGGGGACGTTGGCGCCGTAGCCGAGGTCGCGCAGCGCCTGCTTGATCTTGGCCTGGGCCTCGTCCAGGGACTCCGGGCTCGGGTTCGGGTCGGCTCCGGAGATGTCGAAGTCACCCAGCGAGAAGGCCGGGAACACGTGCACGTGCAGGTGCGGCACTTCCAAACCCGCGATCAGCAGACCGGCGCGCGGCGCGTCCCACGCCGCGCGCACGGCCTGGCCGATCTTCTGGGCGACGGCGGTCAGCCGGGCGAAGGTGTCGGCGTCGATGTCCTGCCAGTGGTCGATCTCCTTGCGGGGCACTACGAGCGTGTGACCAGGGGTGACCGGGGCGATGGTGAGGAAGCCGACGAACTCGTCGTCCTCCCAGACGAAGCGGCCCGGGAGCTGGCCGGCGATGATCGCGCTGAAGACAGAAGCCATGTCCCGCAGCGTAGACGGGTCCCTGCGCCGCGGCGCCGGCCCCGCGCGCTACACCGCGACGAAGTGCGACAGGATGCCTTGCACCTCGTAGATGTCCACCTGCCGGTTGAACCGCTTCAGCAGCGGTTCCGCGGTGCCCGCGATCCAGATGGCCAATTCGGCGTCCAGATCGAACGTGCCCGCGGTCTCCACCGAGAAGTGGGTGATCGCGCGATAGGGAACGCTGTGGTAGCTCACCTTCCGGCCGGTGACGCCCTGCTTGTCGATCAGGATCAGGCGGCGATTCGTGAACAGCATCGCGTCGCGGACCAGCAGGTATGCGGCATAAACCTGCTCGCCGTTGCCGAGGAGCTTGGCGTACTCCTGTTGCGCTTGCCCCGGATCGATCCGGCCGGCGTTGCCCATCAGTCCGTCGATCAGACCCATCTGCGCACTTCCTTCGGGTGCTCCGGCGGCACGAGTGGTCAGGCCCCAGGTGAGCGAAATGCCGCCACATCGGTTGTCCCCATTCATCATCCCCTTCGCGCGCACCGGCAGCCGCGATCCCGCCGGACGGCTCGTTTAGGCTGTCTGCCGTGCGTGTACTCGTCATCGGTTCCGGAGCCCGTGAACATGCCCTCGTCCTGGCGCTGCGCCGGGACCCCGCGGTGACCGCGCTCTTCGCCGCCCCCGGCAACGCCGGGATCGCCCAGCACGCGCAGGTCCGCCCGGTCGACCCGTGCGCCGCCGAGGACGTGGTCGCGCTGGCCACCGAGGTGGACGCCGACCTGGTGGTGATCGGCCCCGAGGTCCCGCTGGTGCTCGGCGTCGCGGACGCGCTGCGGGTGGCGGGCATCCCGTGCTTCGGGCCGTCGGCCGCGGCCGCCCGGATCGAGGGCTCCAAGGCGTTCGCCAAGGATGTGATGGCCGCGGCGGGCGTGCGCACCGCGCACAGCGAGGTGGTGGACAACCCGGCCGAACTGGACGACGCGCTCGACCGCTTCGGTCCCACCTGGGTGGTGAAGGACGACGGACTCGCCGCGGGCAAGGGCGTGGTGGTGACCGCGGACCGTTCCGCCGCGCGCGAGCACGGGGCCGAACTGCTCGAGCAGGGCCACCCGGTGCTGCTGGAATCGTTCCTGGACGGCCCGGAAGTCTCGCTGTTCTGCCTGGTCGACGGCGAGACGGTGGTTCCGCTGCTGCCCGCGCAGGACCACAAGCGCGTCGGTGACGGCGACACCGGGCCGAACACCGGCGGCATGGGCGCCTACACGCCGCTGCCCTGGCTGCCCGAGGAGACCGTCACCGCGATCATCGAGGACGTGGTGCAGCCCGTCGCCGCCGAACTGGTGCG
Above is a genomic segment from Nocardia sputorum containing:
- a CDS encoding alpha/beta fold hydrolase, with the translated sequence MPLATVNGISLNYQVKGDRAKGSAPLVVMIMGTGSPGRVWELHQVPALVAAGYRVCTFDNRGIAPSFEAASGMTIDELVADTAALIEFLDEGPALVVGTSMGARVAQELALARPDLVRKAVFMAGHGRLDQFQKTLSLGEHELDAAGVKLPPKYEAAITAVMNLSPATMAEPNAARDWLDLFEFTGGPVPPGIRAQRRMDHDFDRVQAYRGIRVPCLSIGFADDRMIPPYLSREIAEVIPGARYQEIPDAGHFGYLERPEAVNKILLDFFAG
- a CDS encoding MbtH family protein, translated to MSTNPFDDEDGRFFVLVNDEEQHSLWPAFAEVPAGWRVVFGEDSRAACVEYVEKNWTDMRPKSLRDAMAADDAARQGSV
- a CDS encoding glycoside hydrolase domain-containing protein; its protein translation is MTELIDFSAALIEPQAIKDAGYAGVIGYFSDSRPGTNFGAKPLRREYCDRLRAIGLEIVTNYQYGKGETADWKGGYAAGVRHARIALDYHIAAGGPGFRPLYAPVDANPTLAEWNSLIAPFLRGWASVVGLEWTGMYGNARCIDWALEDGVASWFWQHNWSGDSSINGDHPAAHIHQIRIDRDRVAGVVVDVNKVLADDYGQWSKALSNPGGAVQKPEYVELDRMGDSASSRHGARIENFLLHTQEGNGTAESLANYLNNPANGVSYHYTVRDRVVVDVVDTDLASWSVLDANSFTINLCFAGSRVAWSRDDWLRIRDDIRIAAWLAVQDARKYGFDTYVIAPPYQRRQGISDHKYVTECLGIGTHTDVGPNFPWDVFADDVRGFATGEPGDPEPNAINDCAAANPWLGERITEGEIATPDGAGRFAQFEHGYIYWHPDTGAHAIPETLWGKFEELGWEAGPLGYPITDRAVLPGPDGQTAGEVQGFQGGALYRRQTSDTVCWVHGAIRDRWNRSGFENGPLGWPTTDEIPWDTGTYQDFEHGRIYWTPSQTLATVAVGGVDTPLHDVAS
- a CDS encoding HIT family protein, encoding MASVFSAIIAGQLPGRFVWEDDEFVGFLTIAPVTPGHTLVVPRKEIDHWQDIDADTFARLTAVAQKIGQAVRAAWDAPRAGLLIAGLEVPHLHVHVFPAFSLGDFDISGADPNPSPESLDEAQAKIKQALRDLGYGANVPD
- a CDS encoding PH domain-containing protein; the protein is MGLIDGLMGNAGRIDPGQAQQEYAKLLGNGEQVYAAYLLVRDAMLFTNRRLILIDKQGVTGRKVSYHSVPYRAITHFSVETAGTFDLDAELAIWIAGTAEPLLKRFNRQVDIYEVQGILSHFVAV
- the purD gene encoding phosphoribosylamine--glycine ligase; amino-acid sequence: MRVLVIGSGAREHALVLALRRDPAVTALFAAPGNAGIAQHAQVRPVDPCAAEDVVALATEVDADLVVIGPEVPLVLGVADALRVAGIPCFGPSAAAARIEGSKAFAKDVMAAAGVRTAHSEVVDNPAELDDALDRFGPTWVVKDDGLAAGKGVVVTADRSAAREHGAELLEQGHPVLLESFLDGPEVSLFCLVDGETVVPLLPAQDHKRVGDGDTGPNTGGMGAYTPLPWLPEETVTAIIEDVVQPVAAELVRRGSGFSGLLYAGLAIGAAGPAVVEFNCRFGDPETQAVLALLDSPLGELLHATATGTLAQVEPPRWRDGAAVTVVLAAENYPGRPRLGDAISGAGEGASGENATVLHAGTTQREDGTLVSAGGRVLNVVGVGADLAEARTRAYERIAAIKLPGSHYRTDIGLAAVEGRIEV